The window TTCCAATAATGCAAGTTAAATTCCTTAAACAGTTCAAGCATTCAAGTGCCAAAAACCCCAGAGTGTGAAATGTCCATAAGCAATTGTCCAACACTCTAGGATGTAATGTGTCTGCTGGACAAGGGCTTAAGTTTACAATACCCTAAGATGCATGGTACCCAGTGCACTGACGTAAAAGCTAATGCCCTGTAAATTGTCCAGTGCTCACAGATACAGTTGTCTATGTCTTTAAAGTTGAGATGTCCACTGCACAAACCTACACACATTCAGTGCTCTAGGATGTTAATTGTCCACTGCACAAGTGTGTAACATTCTTTAAAGCATCCATTGCCCAAGCAATGCAGTGCCCAAAGCCCTAGAGTATGAAATGTCCATTGTTATGTGGTATGTGAGGTTTTCAGCGCAAAGGGTGGAATTGTCCAATGCCTTACAGACAAAGGTGCACCTGTCTTTTTCCTTGAGCAGTGAAGGTTGTTGATAAGTCCACAAAGCATCTACTTTTTGTTGATCTCGTCTATTGCCTTTTGTGGCCATTCTTGTCTTGGATGCTTTGTCACTCTGGGATTCAGCAGGCCAACTCGGAGGTTCAGTTCCGGCAGCTTCACATAAAATTGGGCTGCTGGCTTCTTACTGTCTTTGGCACTAGAGTCTGTTTTCACTGGCACTGCCACATCTGCCTCTTGTGTCCTCTTCCTGTACTGCTGAACCTCTTCCCCTTCAAAATGAAGCAGAATGGTGTGGAAGCTGCTGCTTTCCAGGACTTGGGGACTGAGAGGGAGACTCTGAATGGATGGTCCACTGACCCACTGAATGGAAGGAGTGTAGCTGCCGTGTTTCACAGGAAAGTCCTCAGACAAGCAAATCTGAGGAAGCTTCAGCACCACACTCCTACTGAGAGAAACATTGGGCTGACTGACTTCTGGGAAATTCTTTGGCTGTTGCTCTGATTCCTGCTGTCTCCGCTTGTTCTTATGTATTGCCAACAGTCTCTGCAGGGGAAATGGTTCAGTCACCACGGTGACTGAActattgctttcttttcttcttttttccacctttCTTTTCAAAGGGTGGCTACTGCCAACAAAGGCCTGAGAGAGTTTAGTACTCAGAACTGAAGGAAACTCCCCCAAAAGGTCAACCTCAGGTAGTTTCAAAGCAACAGGCTTCCTGGGAGGGCTTTCAGACCTTCTGAAACTCAAGATCTCAGCAGCCTCAGATTGCTCAGCAGGACTGTCCACCTCTGGTGATGGAAGCCTCTTTGAAATAAAGGCTGATGTCACTGGGGTGCTGCATGGCACCAGCGGAGGCTCCCAGTCCCCATCCAGAAGCTCCTGGTAGCGCTTCCGAGCGGCCATGTACCTGGCCGGGAGTGTGCCCCTCCTCATGTCGGTGCAAGcaacaatgaaaataaagagGAAAGCAAAGGCAGTAGCCAGCAGCCCAATGTTCTCCTTCACATCAGGAACTGCTCATCtgtagcaaaacaaaaataagagagATGGAGAAGATGCACAatagtaaatatgaataaatgtgaaCACAATCAAGTGGAGAAGCCATGTGTTCCAATACATTTTTCTGATTAAGTTTATCAAGTTGAGGGTCTGCACATCACTGGTTGAAAGGAAGGAACTAATACTGTACAGAAtgtcagtccattgtagggcacacaTTTATGTTCACTCATATAGGGGTCAATTTAGAGCTGATAAATCGACGGAACAGACAAGACTTTAGGATATGGATAAAACACAGTCCCCTCCAAAAGTATTGGAACAACAaggtcatttaatttatttttgctctgCGCTGAACACACAAAATCTACATGTAAATACAAGGGAATAAAAGCTGAAACTCTGATCTCTCCTCTCATATTCATCTTTTGATCTCACACACAAATGTCTTCAGtgcacagcaaaaacaaatttattgagcTGGCTGTTCCAAGACCTTTGGAGGGGACATTACTTGAGAACCTGTAGTAAAATTAACGCAGATGTAAAGAGCACACCTGAGCTTAACAAAGATGGTTGAGAGTCAAACTGTAAATGGGATGGCAGTCCATTCCCCGACATGCTCAACACAAAATGCCACATGCACTCACAAGGGGTCAATGTACAATTGCCATTAACGTTTTCTTACACTTCGTGACTTTTATCTGCACCCTACAAAAAGGAAGAGTGTTTTCTATAGACTCAGTAATATGGCCAATTCACCAATGCTAGGAACATACATTATAGGGTAATCAGCCTAATTTTAGGCCAGTTTCAAACATTCTGACAATCATAAAAGGTGTCCGGATTTCAAGAAGGTCTTAAGTGATTTTCTTCCTAGATTATTCTGTAATGTAAAAGGCATAATGAGTAATGTTAAGCTCCCCAATTTACGAATAGGCCTTTTGGAGCCTAACTGATTtcaaatcataaataataaccatGTTCAACATTTACAACTCCAAATCCTGTAGTATTGGGGGAATACGGCAATGTTTTTATATGCAGTGTACCTTGACATCGTATGTGAAAGACCAAGAGAGTGACAAGCAGAATTACCTAAATAAACATAGTGCAGAGGAAGGGCGCTCTTTCTCCTGAACAAAATAGGCTTTCCATTTTTCTTCTCAATCTTTTCCTACAGAGTAACACAAATTATTGCGGCCAGCTGAACTTGAGTATTATCTGATGTTTGTTTTGAAGTAAAATTTTGCAAGATCCTAGGTAAGGAGAGTTGTGACTTTCTGAATCATCAGTTAAAATTAATGAGAAATGTTCTTTTAAATACTTAAATACTTGGGCAATATGAGGAGCAACATTTTAGAAGGCTGATGTTCACCTTTGAGTTGGCTTCCAGAACACATTGAGTGTGGACAGGAGCAGCTGAGGTCCCATTGTCATGGATGATGACTCTACAGATCATTCTCTTCTTAATTCAGTCATACAAACATAAAATTCCCAAATTAGGTAAGCTTTACTGGCTAGTCAAGAGCAGATGCCTCATAATGTGCTCGGTTAAATTAGTTTTGTCTTCTGAGAACACTACATTGCATGCATTTTTTTACCTGTAGGTTAATTCAGGCCATGCTTGAAGACTAATATCTTTTGGCTGACCTGGTAGAACTTGGGAATTGTCCAGGTGGGCCAGAAGACTGTTGGTGATGGTatggtgacctggggcctcatgtataacgccgtgcgtagaactcacactataacatggcgtaagcacaaaagcgggattgtgcgtacgcacagaaaaatccagatgcaggaatctgtacgtacgcatactttcacattcttccactacataaatcccgatcagcgtgaaaagtaacgcacgtgcacgcgccttctgtcccgccccaactcctcccagaattatgcctctttgaatatgcaaatcaatataaatagccttctgtgaaaagacaatgggaaaagcacaggggaaaatataagaatttcagcgaataccaagtggaggcaaaggaaaaacgtactatttgttggtttaaacagtggtataatcaacaaaagaaagttgatcgagtgacagagtgtcggaaaaactcgaaagatcaaattcacaaagtcgcacagtgcccgaaataaaaaagaaatcacatatcaaagtcgccgtgaaaaggcgagtcgtagcccaccgtctgagtgtcatatgaaagcgtattagggtacaaacaaaaaacataggcacacagtgggaaaaaagcacgaaatgtcaactttaatctcgaaatttccactttaatcatgtagtttattttgccattaaagtagaacatcataaacttcatcttaaaatcgtttattttactagtttctcaagtagcatgttaaagtctttgttctgtatttgatcttctatgtgctctatgtgtatgaatcactacgtgcttccgttctttctctttctccgacaggacacagaatgcattacattcgagatattacagctctctgaataattaaaatactgagatgtatacgtgatatcattttcatgatgataggaatgaaagcatgttattaaacatgggaacacggtggcgcagtgattgttcatatctcacgcaagaggcttgcggtgccatgtgcgaccttcgatgaaataatttattacagaagtactgtctctttcaaacgtactaacctccaattcctgtccatacttttctttctccaatcgccacacaattagctctgtaatagacgttaagccatttgtaagcttagaacgccgattcttcaaaacttttaaggaacattgaaatatcttcgtagtacatgtttaattattctattcgtctatccttccagtgtcgcgtcagcaccagcaagaatacagcgcaaggcaggagctatccttgaactagctatacgctgcggcaccgtgtcctcacatgtttaattattaacaatacagattatttaaatgaagttaaagttttatctgtatactataagcaacatattttgctgcatttcatcttaaaaatgatattgtcatcatacgcgctttataaagtggcgcaggttgtgcaatattataactgtagtgtaagtttacagtgaggtgattgtacttataagtacaaacagttgtacaaggagcacttgatggactgattgagtgcgtttatagttcttgggatgaaactgtttctgaaatgcgaggtccgtacaggaaaggctttgacgctttttgccgtggttgaggtagtgtgtacttgaaactgtataccgataattctctttccgatcatctgctgctgtgattcacactcagatacagtaatataaatactccgagtggtgcagtgagagtaatatggaaaaagatgatccgcagtggcaacccttaacgggagcagcaaaaagaagaacaagatgcagtgagcgtaaaaacgctaaagcagttatggtatttggaatactatggctattccctggcccattatattgctacaggttaattacaatcagatgcattacactaataaacaatatgcagttaatttcagtgtatttataaagccgcgtcaggaatgtggagctaagaaagaaaggatgagcacacaggaacagtagtttgaccattctgtggaccattatattgttacaggttaattacaatcagatgcattaaatttatgaacgatatgcggttaatttcagtgtatttgataaagccgccgccgtggatgtggatctaagaaagggtaaccacacaggaacagtagcactgctttgacgctgggtgccgccagtctgcaaaaccgagcggagaaattgcgtacgccaaggtatgagttaccgtggaaatgtgcgtggctttacgccaagtttaggttttatacatcgcgatttgagcgtggaaaggttcgtacgcaacatttctgtgcgtacgcaccgtttatacatgaggcccctgatctgctGCTGGCTTGGAGTGTTGTCACCACAATCCTCAACCAGCAAATCAGATCAAAAGTCAAATGAAAATATGTGAACCGCAGTAAAATAACCAAAGGAAGGATAGAAGAATAAACCACAACTGCAATTTGGCAGAAAAGCAAAGCTTCAGCAGTGATGACAGTTGTCAAAAACTTCACACTCAGGAGGAACTTTGCTCTCCAAATTACCTTGTCCTTCACTATGAAAAGTTAGGAAATATCCACAGATATGGTGCATATCATGTAAATATCTGCAATTTGTTtcacaaattttacatttttgacactaGGTATCATAAAATAAATTCCAGCAAAgtaattaatttcaaatttaatcagtgaAAGGGATGagcaaaaatatacatacagttgTGTTCAGCAGTCCAACATCACTAACATGATCAATCACTCTTTTTGGTAGAAATTATATTTCTACATGGCAAATAATTTACTAGTAGGTGTAGTAGAGTAATAGAAAACCAACTGACTCAACAGTCATGACATGCATGCTGCTGATTCTGTGTAATTGAATCATT of the Erpetoichthys calabaricus chromosome 2, fErpCal1.3, whole genome shotgun sequence genome contains:
- the LOC127526727 gene encoding uncharacterized protein LOC127526727, with product MRRGTLPARYMAARKRYQELLDGDWEPPLVPCSTPVTSAFISKRLPSPEVDSPAEQSEAAEILSFRRSESPPRKPVALKLPEVDLLGEFPSVLSTKLSQAFVGSSHPLKRKVEKRRKESNSSVTVVTEPFPLQRLLAIHKNKRRQQESEQQPKNFPEVSQPNVSLSRSVVLKLPQICLSEDFPVKHGSYTPSIQWVSGPSIQSLPLSPQVLESSSFHTILLHFEGEEVQQYRKRTQEADVAVPVKTDSSAKDSKKPAAQFYVKLPELNLRVGLLNPRVTKHPRQEWPQKAIDEINKK